The window CCGCAACCCAGGTCTGGCGCGACATGATCGACGGCATGCCAAAAGGAGAACCCGCCCCTGGCGACCGCGGCATGGACCAGACCCACACCTGGGGCCGCACATATTGGGGAGGCGCGCTCTTTTGCCTCGTAGCCGATGTCAACATCCGCAAACAAACCCAGAATCGCAAAGGTCTTCAGGACGCATTGCGGGCGATCGTCGCCGCAGGCGGCACCATCGACCACGACTGGCCGCTGATGCAGGCCCTCGAAGTCGGCGACAAAGCTACCGGCACCACCGTCCTGACCGACCAGTACAAGCAGTGGAGCCAGTCTCCCATGCCGGTCGATCTAGCCAGACTTTGGAGCGATCTGGGAGTCCGCGCTGCGGGAAAAAGCGTTGAATTCGACTCCCACGCGCCGCTCGCCCATGTCCGCGACGCCATCATGGCCCGCTGACGCCTTCACATCCCGACCAACGCAGTCGTCAGACCGTCGGCCACTCGACCGGACGAACTGGCCCGTTGTAGCGCCCGAGCAGTGCATTCCAGCGGATGATCGCCATCTCCCGCAGCATATGAACTCCGTCCCGCAAGTAGCTGACGTGGGTCCGCTCATCATGCCGCCACGTAACTGGGACCTCCACAGTGCGCAGATGACGCTTGCCGGCAATAAAGAGAATCTCCGGATCGAAGCCCCAGCCTTCGATCGTCTGCAACTGGAAAACCGTCTGCGCCGCGCGGCGCGTGAAAGCCTTGAAGCCACACTGGGTATCGGCAAAGTGCAGTCCCATCACCATGCGTGTAATCAGATTGAAGCATCGCCCAAAAAACTGACGATAGACCGGCTGGCGATGAATCTGACGGCTGCGATCCAGCCAGCGCGAACCGATTGCGATTTCTGCGCCGTTGTTAATGGCGTCAAAAAGCCGTTCAGCTTCGCGAATCGGCGCCGACAAGTCAGCATCGGTAAACATCACAATCTCGCCCCGCGCCTGCAACAGACCGTGGCGCACCGAGTAGCCCTTGCCGTGATTGCCGGGATTTTCCAGCAGCCGCACCTCGGGAGCGGTGATCGAAAAATCTAGAACCTGCCTGGCCGTCGTGTCGGTCGAGCCATCGTTGACAACAATGACTTCCGCATTCCAGCCTCCCGAGCGAATACAGTCCACTACCTCCCGCAAAGTGGCATCTATGCGGGCGCTTTCGTTATAAGCGGGAATGACAATGCTCGACGCAGGGTGGCCAGACACGAAATCAGACACGGAATGAGGAAACCTTTCCGGCTGGCGGCAATTGAGTCAGGCCAACACCCTGCCATCATACCGGAGGGCGGATTCTCGGGGTGCAGCCGAAGCCGATCGACATTCCCGGGATTTAACGGCTCATACCCGGCAAAAAAGTGAGCCAAGCCATTCAATTTGCACAGGAAACCACTTTTTCGGGTAGGCTAAGAGGAATCCGGTTATTCTTGGAGTCGGAGGCCCATGGGCATGACCAAAGCAGACCTTGTCGAGAAGGTGACACAGTTAGGCGATCTCACCCGTCGCGACGGCGAAGTGATTGTCGAGACCATCTTCGACTCAGTGATCGCGGCCCTGCAGTCAGGGGACAAGATCGAGATTCGTGGCTTCGGCTCCTTCCGTATTCGGGAGCGGAATCCCCGCATCGGCCGCAACCCAAAAACCGGCGACCGAGTAGACGTCCCGGCAAAGCGCGTACCGTATTTCAAGCCGTCCAAAGAACTCCGCGATCTCGTCAACCCAGACGAGGCATCGGCGAGCTAGTGGCATTGCCTCGCAACTTCCCTCCACGGAGGGAAGTGCAGCAGCCGTCGTACGCCGGATAGCGAAAACGCAGACTCCGGCTATTGTCAACTTCATTTAGCTCCAGATTCCTTCAGTTCTAGACCGGCGGCGTGAATCCGCTCCGGCATCTCGGAACTTTGATCGGACCTCATCCGATCCAACTGGCATAGAATGAATCACGGATCTGGCGCCCAGGCAACTTAACCGACGGCTCGGCGGGGCTCAACTATCCCCGACAGGGCTATTATTGGCCCTGACAGACTCCAGGGCCATTGATCGAGGTTGTCACGTCTAAGAGTCTAATGAAGCTGCGGCGCCACCCCCTCCATGCGAAGCGCCGGAAAGTGAATTCCTGAAAAGTGAATTCTGGAGAAAGCCTCGGAAACGCCAGCCAATTCCGCAGCATCCCAACGGGCCCAGCGCTTGCGCGCGGCCATGGGGGTTCATTCTCTCAATTTCCTCTCTTCTCGGCCTGAAAACGGAGCCATCTCCAGATGGGGCTCGTCCCTTGTGAATGGATGCCGGATCGCGTGGGAGAAGACGCCATCGGAAGACGACGCAGCCCAGATCGTGATCTGCCTGCACGACGCCGGCACGGGAGGCCGCGAATTTCAGCCGTTGGTGAAGCGCTGCCCTCCCGGCAGCCGCATGCTCCTGGTCGACTGGCCAGCCCATGGGCGCTCCGGCGACCCGGCACGTGACGCAGCCGGAACTCCCGCGCTGACAATCGAATCTTGCGCCGCAATCATCGAGTCGCTGATTCAACAGCTCGATATCGAGAGGCCAATCCTGCTCGGCTCCGGATTCGGCGCTGCGGCGGCAATTCACTTCGCCGCCAACCACCCCGGCGAAGTGTTGGGATTGGTGCTCAGCCTGCCGGCAGGACTCGTTTCCCCAAGCGGCGCAGGGCCGTTTTCACAGCGCGGAAAACGCGGTGTCGGACGCCTCTTGCGCAGGATGCAGAACGCTTCGGCCAGCAGGATTGGGAAGGAAGCAGAAGCCGCAGCCCGTCGTCAGGCGCTCCGCACAGAAGCGCTGCGGCCAGCGATGCTTCCGATTCGTGCCGCAGCCGCAACCTCGCTGGCGCGAGCAAAGGCCAGTCTTCGCAAGGCCGTCGACTCTCTTTCCTGCCCCGCGCTCTTCGCCCTCTCGCGCGACAGCCAGGAATGCCCGGTGCGCAAGTATCTAGCCCTTCTAGACCCCTCACTGGCCTTGGCGACGCAGCATCAGTTCACCGTTTTTGCCGGAGCCTTCAACCCCATCTGGGAGGAACCGGACCGCTTTGCCATCGCGCTCGCCAGCTTCATCCAAGCCCGGCTTCCGGTCGAAAAGCACACTCACGCATGGCTTCTGTTTGAGGTCGATTGGCCCACGAAAGACAACAATCTCTGGCGGTGCGTCCATCCGGACTGTGTCGCCGAGCGCGTGCTGCCCACCGGACGTGACGCCAATGCAGCGTCGCAGCGCAAATAAGCGTCAGGTCAGGGTCTCGTCAGGTCACGGTCTATTGCAGGCCTCATCGGATTCCGATCACGGCCATCATCCTGCCCGCGTGGCCGCCAGAAGCTCGATGCGAATAAAACAGCTCCGGCTGGCAAGCGGTGCAGCCACCCACAACCGCTATGGAACTCTCAGGAATCCCCGCCGTCATCAATTGCCTTCGATTCGCTTCCGTCAGGTCGAGGTGCACCCCATCTTCGCCGGAAGAGAAAAGCTCATCCGCATACGAAAAACTCTCCGAGAACTTCGCCAGCACCTGAGCGCCCACCGTATAACAGCACGCGCCGATTCCCGGCCCGATCGCCGCGACCAGATCCGCAGGCTCCGAGTCGAACTCCTCGCGCATCCGCGCCACTCCCGATTCGACAATGCGGGCGACCGTTCCACGCCATCCGGCATGAAAGGCAGCTACAGCGCGTCGCTTCGTATCCGCGACCAGCACGGGGATGCAGTCGGCGGTCTGAATACCGATCAAGACGCCGCGCTGATTGGTGAGGATCCCATCCGCCTCGGGAGCACTTCCCTGTTCGATCCCGGCCCAGTCGCGCGGCGCGATAAGACTCCGATTGGAATGGATCTGGCGCACCACAACCAGCGGAGTCGCGCGGCTGCCAGTAACGGCCTCGACCCAGCGCAGTCGGTTCTCATGCACATTCTCGGCGACGTCCGCCGGGGTGAAACCGAGATTCAGCTGGCCGTGATCGGATCCCGCAGAACTTCCCTCTGGCATATAGGCACAGCTCACTCCACCCCGATGCGTGCTGAATCCATGCCAGAGCCAGTCAAAATTGTTTGAGGCCAGACCGCTCGAAACCGGACTGCTCCAGGCCGGAACTCGAATCGAAGCCACGCCGTTTTCAGCAACAGTGAGCGCGACGTCTTTAACTTTGGGAACAACCTGAGGAATCGGCATCCTGCACTCGATTGTAGACGGAACAGGCAACGGGAAAGACGACGGAAAAAGCCCCAAACGAGCGTTGGGCCCGCTTTCCAGCGGGCCCACTCGAGAGGCAATGTAGATGGGAGTTTCTGTGGATCAATTGAGGGGAGTCCGTTTCCGGACCAACAACGAAGTTTGAAGCGCTTTGGTGGGGAAGTGCTACAGCGGTTGCCTCTGCTTGTTACTAAATGAGATGCTGCAAAAAAGAAATAGTTGCCCCTGCGTTCGCGAATTATTTTGCAATGCGGGAAAAATTTGGGCCGAGGCCAGTTCCCTGTTGCCGGAACAGGAACCCCGGTTGCTAAATCGACAAATCCCGCCTTGCGCCACCAGTAACCTGACTGCAAGCTCAAATATATGAAGAAGGTGTATCTCTCTCTGGTCGCGATTCTGCTCTTCGTCGGCGCGATCTATATTTGGGAACACCGCAGCGATTACAGTCTCTTGCGCGAATGGCTGCCTGCCCGGCAGACAGATGGCGTCATCAATACTTCAACCAGTCAGCAACTAGAGTGGCGTCCCGTCGATGAATCCTCTCAGGGGTTCAAACTTGAAATGCCCGGCGACCCACAGCGCGTCGTCGTTCAGGCGACCAACGAAACCGGAAACCAAGAGCCGGTCAGCATGCTGCTCGTCAAACCGGACTCCGAACGCACCTACGCGATTGCATGGGCCGAAAAACCGCCTGTCGCCCGCATGAACGATCTCGTTCCCGACAAAACTCTCGATCAGGCTCGCGACGGCGCAATGAACAAAACAAACACCACCCTCGTCAGCGAAATCCGCAGCAATCCTCAGGGATTTCCCGGCCGCGACGTTGTCACCCGCAATGCAGGCGGCGGAATTCTAGATACGAGATTCGTCTATGCTGGCGCTCGCCTGTACATGCTGATCGCGACAGCGCCATCCGCCTCCGCGCGCCATGAGGAGGATGTATTTCGTTTCTTCAACTCCTTCGCCATCGCCAGCAATACCCAGATTCCCGAGACAATTCCAGCGGCCACCCAATAGCGGCCTTCACCTGGCCGACCGCATGACCTTGGCAACCATGTAGGTGATCAACCCAACCGGCAGAAAACGTACCAGGAACGCCGTAGCCTGTCCCGCAAAATAAGGAACAATCGTCCGTTTCCCGCGCACTAAAGCCTCTAAGCCAAGCCGCGCCACCTCTTCCGCAGGCTGCATCCTCCGGCTGATCATCTTTTTCGCGCCGGGAAAGTTGTCCCCACCCGCCACAACAAAGAATTCGCTTTCCGTAGGCCCCGGACAAAGCGCCGTCACGTTCACGCCAAACGGAGCCACTTCCTCCGCCAGCCCCAGCGCAAAATAGCGGTCGAATGCCTTGGTAGCCGCGTAGGTGGAAAGAAACGGCACAGGCTGAAAACTGGCAGTCGAAGCCAGCATCATCACCCATCCGCGCCCGCGTTCCACCATCCCCGGCACAAAGAGACGCGTCAGATGCACCGCCGCCTCGCAGTTCACACGAACCTGGCTCAACTCCTGTTCGACCTCGGAAGCAGCAAACTCTCCGAACTGGCCGAGTCCCGCATTGTTCACCAGAATGTCAACCTGCAGTCCCGCGCCCGCCGTCACATCATAGATTTGCTTCGGAGCCTCAGGTTCAGTGAGATCCGCCGTCACAATGCGAACTTCCGTCCCCTTCGCGGTCAGCTCAGCAGCCAGAGCATCCAGCCGATCTTTCCGGCGCGCAGTAAGAATCAGCTTCGCGCCATTGCGCGCCAGTTCTCGCGCCAGCGCCACGCCAATTCCTGCGCTCGCCCCAGTCACAAGCGCCCATCTCCCCTTGAAATCCTGCATGTCACCCATGCGTGGATCATAGCCGATGAAGCGCGAACCAGAGGTCTGTTGACCTCAGCCCAAAGATTCGATTTGATGAGACTCGTGCGCTCAATCAGGTGGATTTGGAATGCCGACAAGGCAAAAGTAAATCTCCTCAAACACGGCATCGCCTTTTCTGAGGCTGCCTTGGTATTCCGAGATCCGTTACACGCATCAAGGCTCGATCCCCATCCAGATGGAGATCGCTGGCAAACGATGGGGCGCATCGGACCATTTCTAATCCTCGTCGTGCACACATTCCCGGTAGAATGGGAGGGAGAAGCTGCTGCAATCGGTAGAATCATCCGTGCCCGAATCGCGACCTCCCGAGAAAGGAAAGCTTATGAAGACGGAGACTTCTAGCCATCTAAGCGCAGAGCAGTTCGCCCGGCTACAGCGCCTTTCCGCCCTGCCAGACGAGGCCATCGACACCACCGATATCCCGGAAGTCACCAATTGGACCGACGCCAAAGGCGGACTGTTCTTCACCGGACCTGAGGATAAGGTGGCCGTTGGACTCGATTCCGACCTGGTGGGCTGGTTCGAATCTCACTCGTCGTCAGGAGAAGAATCCGAGACACGAATCAATCAGGCTCTGCGAGCCTACGTGACAGAGCAAGCAAAGAAAGCTGGTTGACGGCAAGAACGATGACTGGCCTCATCATTCCGCAGTCCCAACCTCAACAAACTCCTCATTCAACCAGTCGGTGAACGCCGAAAACTCCTCATCCCGCCCCAGAAAATCCCGCACCATCTGCCGCCCGGGCCGCGAACCGCCCTGTTCGATCACCTTCCTGCGATACTTGGCCGCCGCCTCGCATCCCAGCAGATTCGCTGGATCAAACTGCGCAAAGAAGTCCAGCGCAATCACCTTGTCAAAGGCATACGTGTAGTAATTCGACGAATAGCCGGTAAGGTGACCGAAGCTCGCATACATGCGATTGCCTTCAATCCACTGCCATGGCTGCAGGCTCTGGTACAGCGACTTAGTCACGCGATCCAGATCGATGCCCGCAGGGTCCTGGTCGTGCAGATCCAGCGAAAGCGTCGTGTAATAAAGCTGCGAACGGACCCAGTCCGCGCGCCCAAACGCCCCGGCCAGCTTCATTTTCTGGATCAGTTCCGCAGGCAGCACCTCGCCCGTTTCGTAATGCCGGGCAAAACTCTGCAACAGCGCCACGTCGCGGAAGAATTCCTCCAGCATCTGCGATGGAACCTCGATAAAATCGCCCTCGGTCGCAAATCCCGAAAGTCCGGCCCACTCCGTCTGCCCGCCCAGAATCGCATGCATCAGGTGCCCGAATTCATGGAAGTACGTCACCACATCGGAGTACTGCATCAGCCCCGCATCGACAAATTTGCCCGTCTCATCGATCTCCGGCCTGGGGAAGTTGCAGATCAGCCCAGCCTCCGGCAGATACCGCCCGCGCACACCCGTCACCACCGGCGTCGCCGAGAACCACTTGTCCTTCCCTTCGCGCGGATGCATGTCCAGGTAGAAGCGCCCCACCTGCGTCTCGCCATCCACATCCAGCACGTCAAAAACCGAAACATCCTCATGCCAGCCCCTGACCGCAGACCGCCGAAAGACCACGCCAAAGAGCTTCGCCGCAGTATCCAGTACTCCCTGCTCGACGCGTACATAAGGAAAATACGGCCTCACTGACTGCGAATCGAAAGCAAAAGCCTCGCGCCGGTACTGCTCATACCAATAGCCCCGGCTGGCCGCGTTCATGACTTTGAGATCCGGCTGCTGGCGCTGCGCAAAATCGAAGACCATGCTGTATTCGCGCTCCGCTCCGGCGCGGCTGGCCTCTTCGAGCTTCGCGATAAAGCTGCGCACATTGGCCGCCGAACCCATCATCTGATCCGCCGTCGCCAGATTGGCCCAGCTTGTAAACCCGAGCAGCGTCGCAATCTCCTGCCGCGTAGCCAGCAGATCCAGCAGAATCTGCTGATTCACCGGATACGCCCGCGTGTTGTACGCCAGGAACATCCGTTCCCGCAGCGCATCGCTCTTGGCAAAGGTCATCACCGGCTGCATATCCGGCTGATCCGTGGTCAGAACGAAATGCCCGTCGCATGTAGGCGTATGCCGCGCCAGATAATCCGCAGGAAGGCCATCCAACTCCCCGGCCTTTTCCACCACGACAGTCTTCGCGCCCTCCTGAATATTGCGGCTGAACTGCAGCGACAGCAGCGTCGCCTTCTCATGCAACTGGTGCAGATGAGCCCGCGTCGCGTCATCTTTATCCACGCCAGCCAGCCGGTAGCTCAGCAGGGTCCGCTCTACATAATGCTTCGTGGCGTCGCTCGCGCCAGCAAGGTCGACCGCCGAAAGCGCCGCATACACGTCGCGGTTCAAACTCAGCGCCGTCCCGGCCTGCGCGATCCGCTGCGCCTCATCCTGCGCCTGGTCGCGAACCTCTTTCTCGGACGCCACTGAGTTCAGGACGCCAGCCTGCGCGCCAGCCAGACTCAACTGCTCCAGCGCCACGTCATACAGCCGCAGCGAGTTTTCCGGCGTGCGCTTGTCTTGCACCGCGAGCAATCCGGCAATTGCCGCCTCATGCGCCGCAAGGCGATCCGTAACCCAATCGCGCAACCCCTCTGCCGTGAGCGGCTCTCCGTCCCACGCATGAATAGCGGAACTAATATCCAGCACAGAATCCCCAGGAAGGCTCGACGCGACGCTCATCTCGAAAAATCCTCCAAACCTCTAGGTTGCCACATTCGGGCGATTCCTGCCGCGCATTACTCCGCCCGCAGCGCCTCCATCGGATCAACCCCAGCCGCCCGCCGCGCAGGCCAATACGCCGCAACCAGACCACTCGCAAACAACAGCAGCGTCACCGCACCCAGCGTCCAGGGATCGTCCGGCTTCACCTCAAATAGAAACGTCCTCAATCCACGGCTAGCTACATAAGCAATGCCCAGCCCCAGCCCAAGCCCGGCAATGAGCATCCAGGCCGCCTGCCGCAGCACCAGCCCCATCACATCCCACCGCTGGGCTCCCAGCGCAATCCGCACCCCCATCTCTCGCGTCCGCTGCGCCACCAGATAGGCCAGCAGCCCATAGATTCCTGCTACGCACAGCAGCAGCGCCGAGCCCGCAAAAATCTCCAGCAGTTCCACCGCCAGCCGTTGGCTCCCATAGGAGTCCTCCACAATCTGGTCCATCGTTGTAAACGTGCTCTCCGCCAGATCCGGGCTCGCTCTTCGTAAAATCTCTCGCAGTTCCGGAAGCATCACAGCCGGGCTCTGATCGGTTCGCACTGCCAGATCCATCGCCACCCCTTCCGCGCCCTTGTAGAATCCCGTCTTCGGCGTAATCTGCGGAATGCATACCTCGACCTCCGGCCTCGGCGGAGCTGTGACGGAGACCTGCCGCTCATCCTCGAACACACCCACCACTTGCGCTCGCCGTTTCGAATCCAGGCTCATCAGCTTTTCGCCCAGAATCCTTCCCGGGTCGTCCTGGTCTCCGAAATACTCCTTCACGAACGCCCGATTCACCAGCACCACGGCCTGCGAACTCGCCGTATCCTGGTCCGTAAAGAAGCGTCCGCGCACCATCCGGAAGCCGAAGACTCGCTGCATCTCCGGACCCACCGCGCGAAACTCGGCGCGAATATTACTCCTGCGAATATCGTCCGCGCTGGCCCCGGCGCGGCCCAGGCTGAACTCCATCCGGACGGCATGGTCCATCGGCGCCTGGCTCATCAACGAGGCCGCTTCCACACCCGGCAGCTGCTTCACGCGGTCCACCAGCGGCTGGTACAGGTCCGTGGTCATATTCCTGCCGACAAATCGGTACGACGGCACTGTCATCTTCGCCACCAGCACATGATCGGTGCGGTAACCCAGCGGCACATGCCGCAGCGCATAGATTGTCCGCAGCAGCAGCCCGCAGCCCACCAACAGCGTCAGGGACAGCGCAATCTCTGTGATCACCAGCACCGCCCGCAAGCGTTGCGGCATCCTGCCCATGTCTTGCTGCGGCGATCCCTGTCGCAGCACTGGCTCAATGTGCGTCCGTGACATCCCAAACGCCGGCCACGCCGAAATCAAAAACGCGCTCGCAGCCGTAAGCGCCAGCAGCCCCGCCAGCACCGGCACATTCGGCGCAAGCTGCGCACGGATGCCAAACTCCGTCGTCAGTCCATGCTCGAAAAGCTTCAGCATCGCCGCCGACAGGCCCAATCCCAGCAGCGAACCGCAACTGCTCAGCAGCAACCCTTCCATCAGCAGTTGCCGCGCAATCTGCCACCGGCTCGCGCCCAGCGCGCCGCGCACCGCCATCTCCCGCTGCCGGCCCGTCGCCCGCGCCAGCATCAGGCTCGTCACATTCACGCATGCAATCACCCAAAGCAGCGCCGCAGCGCCAAAGAGCGCCAGCAGCGCCTTTTGTACCTTTGCCTCCACCAGCGAATCGGCATACCGCGTCAGTTGAATCCCCGTCATATCCTCTGCGTCGATCGCGTTGGCGTAGGACTTAACTACGTCGGCCTGGATGACATTGAGCTCCGCCCCTGCCTGCGCCAGCGTCACCCCCTGCTCCCGGCGG is drawn from Acidicapsa acidisoli and contains these coding sequences:
- a CDS encoding dolichyl-phosphate beta-glucosyltransferase, with protein sequence MSDFVSGHPASSIVIPAYNESARIDATLREVVDCIRSGGWNAEVIVVNDGSTDTTARQVLDFSITAPEVRLLENPGNHGKGYSVRHGLLQARGEIVMFTDADLSAPIREAERLFDAINNGAEIAIGSRWLDRSRQIHRQPVYRQFFGRCFNLITRMVMGLHFADTQCGFKAFTRRAAQTVFQLQTIEGWGFDPEILFIAGKRHLRTVEVPVTWRHDERTHVSYLRDGVHMLREMAIIRWNALLGRYNGPVRPVEWPTV
- a CDS encoding integration host factor subunit beta; this encodes MTKADLVEKVTQLGDLTRRDGEVIVETIFDSVIAALQSGDKIEIRGFGSFRIRERNPRIGRNPKTGDRVDVPAKRVPYFKPSKELRDLVNPDEASAS
- a CDS encoding alpha/beta fold hydrolase; this translates as MGVHSLNFLSSRPENGAISRWGSSLVNGCRIAWEKTPSEDDAAQIVICLHDAGTGGREFQPLVKRCPPGSRMLLVDWPAHGRSGDPARDAAGTPALTIESCAAIIESLIQQLDIERPILLGSGFGAAAAIHFAANHPGEVLGLVLSLPAGLVSPSGAGPFSQRGKRGVGRLLRRMQNASASRIGKEAEAAARRQALRTEALRPAMLPIRAAAATSLARAKASLRKAVDSLSCPALFALSRDSQECPVRKYLALLDPSLALATQHQFTVFAGAFNPIWEEPDRFAIALASFIQARLPVEKHTHAWLLFEVDWPTKDNNLWRCVHPDCVAERVLPTGRDANAASQRK
- the pgeF gene encoding peptidoglycan editing factor PgeF; the encoded protein is MPIPQVVPKVKDVALTVAENGVASIRVPAWSSPVSSGLASNNFDWLWHGFSTHRGGVSCAYMPEGSSAGSDHGQLNLGFTPADVAENVHENRLRWVEAVTGSRATPLVVVRQIHSNRSLIAPRDWAGIEQGSAPEADGILTNQRGVLIGIQTADCIPVLVADTKRRAVAAFHAGWRGTVARIVESGVARMREEFDSEPADLVAAIGPGIGACCYTVGAQVLAKFSESFSYADELFSSGEDGVHLDLTEANRRQLMTAGIPESSIAVVGGCTACQPELFYSHRASGGHAGRMMAVIGIR
- a CDS encoding SDR family NAD(P)-dependent oxidoreductase; the protein is MGDMQDFKGRWALVTGASAGIGVALARELARNGAKLILTARRKDRLDALAAELTAKGTEVRIVTADLTEPEAPKQIYDVTAGAGLQVDILVNNAGLGQFGEFAASEVEQELSQVRVNCEAAVHLTRLFVPGMVERGRGWVMMLASTASFQPVPFLSTYAATKAFDRYFALGLAEEVAPFGVNVTALCPGPTESEFFVVAGGDNFPGAKKMISRRMQPAEEVARLGLEALVRGKRTIVPYFAGQATAFLVRFLPVGLITYMVAKVMRSAR
- a CDS encoding BrnT family toxin; translated protein: MRLVRSIRWIWNADKAKVNLLKHGIAFSEAALVFRDPLHASRLDPHPDGDRWQTMGRIGPFLILVVHTFPVEWEGEAAAIGRIIRARIATSRERKAYEDGDF
- a CDS encoding M3 family metallopeptidase gives rise to the protein MSVASSLPGDSVLDISSAIHAWDGEPLTAEGLRDWVTDRLAAHEAAIAGLLAVQDKRTPENSLRLYDVALEQLSLAGAQAGVLNSVASEKEVRDQAQDEAQRIAQAGTALSLNRDVYAALSAVDLAGASDATKHYVERTLLSYRLAGVDKDDATRAHLHQLHEKATLLSLQFSRNIQEGAKTVVVEKAGELDGLPADYLARHTPTCDGHFVLTTDQPDMQPVMTFAKSDALRERMFLAYNTRAYPVNQQILLDLLATRQEIATLLGFTSWANLATADQMMGSAANVRSFIAKLEEASRAGAEREYSMVFDFAQRQQPDLKVMNAASRGYWYEQYRREAFAFDSQSVRPYFPYVRVEQGVLDTAAKLFGVVFRRSAVRGWHEDVSVFDVLDVDGETQVGRFYLDMHPREGKDKWFSATPVVTGVRGRYLPEAGLICNFPRPEIDETGKFVDAGLMQYSDVVTYFHEFGHLMHAILGGQTEWAGLSGFATEGDFIEVPSQMLEEFFRDVALLQSFARHYETGEVLPAELIQKMKLAGAFGRADWVRSQLYYTTLSLDLHDQDPAGIDLDRVTKSLYQSLQPWQWIEGNRMYASFGHLTGYSSNYYTYAFDKVIALDFFAQFDPANLLGCEAAAKYRRKVIEQGGSRPGRQMVRDFLGRDEEFSAFTDWLNEEFVEVGTAE
- a CDS encoding ABC transporter permease; protein product: MSFWRFGRRLFERRKEELEEEIQAHLRMDVAARMERGASRAEAEASARREFGNVALVRDVTHGFWRWGWLEALIGDLGYSVRVLRRSAGFSIAVILTLAVGIGAACAMFTVVDRVLLRSLPYRHPDELAVIQESGKRGARNGSPYLDIAQWRARSRTFREIAFYDSNVRKTAFLNAGDATIHVNAPAISGNLLETLGVHPALGREFREDRASGAVEAQDAHSLMLSDGVWRTNYGADPAIVGKVVRVDGEAYTVIGVMPRGFTFPFGYEQPVVWRGLVLGTADTVRTHNANPDYQSISRREQGVTLAQAGAELNVIQADVVKSYANAIDAEDMTGIQLTRYADSLVEAKVQKALLALFGAAALLWVIACVNVTSLMLARATGRQREMAVRGALGASRWQIARQLLMEGLLLSSCGSLLGLGLSAAMLKLFEHGLTTEFGIRAQLAPNVPVLAGLLALTAASAFLISAWPAFGMSRTHIEPVLRQGSPQQDMGRMPQRLRAVLVITEIALSLTLLVGCGLLLRTIYALRHVPLGYRTDHVLVAKMTVPSYRFVGRNMTTDLYQPLVDRVKQLPGVEAASLMSQAPMDHAVRMEFSLGRAGASADDIRRSNIRAEFRAVGPEMQRVFGFRMVRGRFFTDQDTASSQAVVLVNRAFVKEYFGDQDDPGRILGEKLMSLDSKRRAQVVGVFEDERQVSVTAPPRPEVEVCIPQITPKTGFYKGAEGVAMDLAVRTDQSPAVMLPELREILRRASPDLAESTFTTMDQIVEDSYGSQRLAVELLEIFAGSALLLCVAGIYGLLAYLVAQRTREMGVRIALGAQRWDVMGLVLRQAAWMLIAGLGLGLGIAYVASRGLRTFLFEVKPDDPWTLGAVTLLLFASGLVAAYWPARRAAGVDPMEALRAE